In Myxococcus stipitatus, the genomic window CTGGACGGCCTGGAGGGGCGGCTGCACCTCCTGCGCGGCCTGTCGCGCGTGCTGCCCCGCCCCGGCGCCCTCTTCGACCTCGTCGCCTCGCGTGGCGGCGGCGTGCGCGCGGCGGAGCTTCTGGGCGAGGTGCTGGAGCACCTGGGCCCCATCTGGCCCGGCCGCGTCATGGTGGACGCGGTGAACCTGGGCGACGTGTGGCCCCACTCCGCGCTAGGCCCGGCGGAGAGCGTGGACGCGCTGGTGCCCTTCCACAAGTTGTCGCAGTGGATGACGTACTCGCTGGTGGAGCCGCTGGCGGAGGCCGGTGTGCGGGTGACGGAGCTGGACGGCCTCACCGGCCTGCCGGAGTACCGCAACGGGGGCCTCTTCGTGGACCTGGGCGTGCTGGTGCCCCGGGACGAGCGGCTCACCACCCAGGCGCTGCGCCCGGGCGAGGAGCCCATCGTCGAGTGGCGCGCGTTGACGGTGGCGCTGCTGGACCGGGTCGCAGCCCTGGTGCGCGGGCGGCTGGGGCTGGGCCCGGAGGAGCTGCCGCTGGGCAAGGTGCTCCAGGGCGGCACGTGGACGGCGGGGCGCCGGGTGGCGGCGCGACTGCGCCCGGGGGGCGTCCCGCCCATCCGGGTGGAGAGTGATGGAACCGTGTTCTGACTGTCGCTGACCGAAGGAAGGACGCCATGCAATTCCCCAACTGCACCGTCGTGGACCATCCGCTGGTGAAGCACAAGCTGACGCTGATGCGACGGGCGGAGACGAGCACCGCGTCCTTCCGCGCGCTGCTCCAGGAAATCTCCCTGCTGCTCGCCTACGAGGCGCTGCGCGACCTGAAGATGCGCGACGAGCCCATCCAGACGCCCATGGCGCCCATGACGGCGCCGGTGCTGGACGGCAAGAAGCTGGTGCTGGTGGCCATCATGCGCGCCGGCCAGGGCATCCTCGACGGCATGCTCCAGCTCGTCCCCTCCGCGCGCGTGGGCCACATCGGCCTGTACCGGGACCCGGAGACGCTGGCGGCCGTGGAGTACTACTACCGCGTGCCGGGCCAGCTGGCGGACCGCGACGTGGTGTTGTGCGACCCCATGCTCGCCACGGGCAACTCCGCGGTGGCCGCGCTCCAGCGCGTCAAGCGCAGCAAGCCCGGCTCGCTGCGCTTCGTCTGTCTGCTGGCCTGTCCGGAGGGACTGGCGAACCTGCGCGAGCACCACCCGGACGTACACGTCTACACCGCCGCCGTGGACGAGCGGCTCAACGAACACGGCTACATCATCCCCGGGCTGGGCGACGCGGGCGACCGCCTCTTCGGCACCAAGTAGCCCTCGGGAATGCCTCCACCGGGCAAGCATTGTTTGGCGCCCGGACGCGGCGACGCCCAGGCTGCGCCGCGCAGGGGCCGGAACGAACGGATGGAGGAATCCGATGCGGAGGAAGCAAGTATGGGCCCGTGGCCTGTCCACGTGGCTCGGACTCGCTGGCCTGCTGGTCGCGCCCGCGGCCCTGGCGCAGGGCGACCTGTGTGACTGCGTCAGCGAGAACCAGAGCGTGCGGTCGGAGACGCCCTGTCTGCTCATCACCGCCTACGCGGCCTGTAGCACCAGCAAGGTGCACAACGCGTGCAAGTTCCCCGTGACGCTGGAGGACTGGCCGCTGGCCTCCTGCGGCTCCTCGCGCTGCTCGCAGGTGCTCCAGCCCGGTGAGGACGCCGACTTCATCTTCGCCGGGCCCAGGGACCGCGACGCCCCGCTCCACAAGCGCGACCGCGAGGAGCGCTTCGACGAGGAGACCTTCACCGTGACGGTGGAGGGCCGGCCGAGGGCCGTCACCGTCACCGCGGAGGTGAGCTGCCTGACGGGAGAGCAGACGAAGAGCGGGTGCTCCTCCTCCGCGGGCGCCGCGGCGCTGCCCGCCGTGCTGATGCTCCTGGGCCTGCGGGCCAGACGGAGGTCGGTGGCGCCCGGGGCTCGGACCTGAGTCCGAGGTCGATGTCCCGGGCAGGACACGTCCCCCCGGCCGCGCCGTTCCTCCTGGAAGAGGGCACGCTAGCCTCTGGAGCGGGAGGGAGCGGACCGCGGCCCCGCGTCACGCTCCCTGTCGCGGGGGAACCACCATGCCTGGACTTCGACGACGTGCCTCGCTGGCGTGGGGGCTGGGGGTGACGCTCGGGTTGCTCACGCGCGCGGACCTCCAGGCCGCGGACGTGAGCGCGGGAGCCGCTGGCGGACCGGGACCCGCGATGCTCGCCTCGAGCGGCCCCTGCGCCACTGGCGGCGAGGGCCTGTGCGACGGGGCGCCACCGCTCGCGTTCTCGGTGACGTGGAGCAGGATGGGGGACGCGGACCTCATCGTCACCACGCCCACCGGCAAGCGCGTCTACTACCAGAACCCGGGGCCGGGGCCGGGCACGGACTACGGCGCGCTGGAGCGCGATGACCGGTTCCTGGGGCCGGAGACCATCTCCTGGGCGCCAGGGACGCCGCCGCCCGCCGGCGTGTACCACGCGTGCCTCTTCCTCTCGAGCTTCCTCCGGCTGCCCAGCCCCTCGGCGCCAGTGGGGTACTCCCTGGTGGTGCGACGCCCGGGGCTCCCGGACCAGGTCTTCCAGGGTCGGTTCATCGTTCGCGTCAGCAGCGTCGCCTGCGACCCGACCCAGGCCACGTATATCGGCTCCATCCACTACCCGTGAGTGGCCGCCCCAGGCCGTGCGCGGCCAGACAGGTCCCGAGGGCCGCGGGGCCAGGGCCTGTCTCGCTTCCCTCTCCATTTCCAAGGCGATGAGGCGGGGCGTGTCTGTCTTCAGGGGTGATACCGGTGTCGACAATCGTTTCGCGCACGTGTACGGGCCGCAATGACTGTCGGATGAGGCATGGGGCCGGGATGATTCAAGACAAATCCTGACGACACGGATGCACCTTGCCGCCACCCGTCCGACGGGTGGAATGGAGTGCGTCATGAAGAACCGCCAAGACAGGCTGATGTCGAGGATTTGGGGTCTCACGTTGCTGCTGGGCTTGCTGGGAGGCTGCGGCGTGCCTCCGGGCGAGGACGTCAGGGACGTTGGCGCGGAGGAGGTGGAGGACACCTTGGGCGCGCTGGCCGTGGACCCCTACGCGGACGCGGTGGCGCCCGGGACGTCCGCGACGGTGCTCGCCCCCCAGCTCGCGCTGGGGCCGCCAGCAGCGTCTGTCAGGTGGAGCCAGGCTACGAATGCACGGGCCAGCCCAGCGTGTGTTCTCCCACGGGGTCGTGAACCCCCCGGTCCGCTCTCGAATCCCCAGAAGTCGAGTCACCGCACCTGGACGCGTGGGCATCTCGCTGACTCCACGCGCCCAATTCCGGTTGTCACCTGTGACGACCCCGTATGGCCGTTTCGAAGAGACACTCGGGGCGGGTAGTGGCTCGTGGGAGTGTGATGTCTTCTCCATCCGGTGTGTTGGTTTCCGCCCGCGCCGGTGACACCCGACACAATCCCTGTCATCTGAAATACGTGTCAGGAAGGGTGGCGAAAAGAAGCCAGGAAAAGAGGTCCCCTCGGGTGTTCCATAGCCCTGACGGTCCGTGTGAGCGGGTCGTCTCAAGCATCGAGCGGAATGGAGCACGGTATGAAGGTCGGTCTGAATTCCACTGCATGGCGGTTGATGAGCGCGGCCCTCGGGGCCGTCGTCCTGGGGGCCTGCGGGCCCATGCCGGAGGCGTCCGAGCTGACAGCCGAGGAGAGCCCGGCGCTGGAGGGGGAAGTCGTCGTCGAGGAGAAGACAGGGAGTGGCGCGAGCCTGACGCCGCCACTCGACCCGTACGCGGATGCGGTGTCCTCCTATGGTGTCGCCGTCGTCCTGTCTCCGGACAACGCCGTCGGGCCGCCGGACGGACAGGTCGCCAGCTTCGTGGGCCTCCTGGGCGCGGCCCTCACGCTGGACCTGGGCGCGGGTGAGGAGGGCAATGGCCCGCTGAAGATCTACTACCGCGGGCTGGCGACGGTGGGGCTGGTGGCGCAGGTGACGTTCATGCGCTCCGACTTCTCCATCATCACCAGCACGCAGGCGAGCCTGCTGGACGTGGGCGTGGGCACGTACTCCGTGCTGGTGCCGTACAACCGCGGCATCCCCTATCGCTACGTCCGCCTGGAGACGGGCATCGCCTCGCTGTTCGGCCTCGACGCGGTGGAGACCATGAGCCTCGCCGGTGGCGGCGGTGGTGGTGGCTCGGCCTTCTGTGGCGACGGCATCGTGGGGGGCGCCGAGCAGTGTGACGACGGCAACCTCAACTCCGGTGACGGTTGCAGCAGCGTATGCAAGGTGGAGCCCGGCTATCAGTGCCAGGGTACGCACCCCAGCGTCTGCTCGGACATCGACGAGTGCGCGATGGGTTCGCACCACTGCCCGCCGGGCTACCACTGCGTGAACGCGCCGGGCACCTACTACTGCAAGCCCGGGGGCTGCGTGCAGGGCTCCGACCTGTCGGGCTGTGTGGCCCCGTCGTCTCCGTGAAGGTGAGTCACCGCGAGGGAGGGGCGCCGGGGGTACCCGGTGCCCTCCTGGCGCGGTGAGCGAGGTCCGGGCCGCGTGGGGCGCTGATGGCTCCACGCGGGGCTGGAGGCTCGAGGACGCTCCCACCTCCTCGATGGGGACGCCGCTGGTGGAGCGCTGGTGGCTCCACGCGAGCCCGGAGGCTCGCGGGCGCTCAACCCTCGACGGGGACGCCCTTCCACCAGTTGGGTGATTCCTCGCGCCAGGTCAGCGGTGGAGGTGCCCCGGGGAGCATCTCCTCCAGGCGCGCGAGGAGCCACTGACGGGCCTCGTCGAGCGAGGCGTCCGCGCGCTCGCTGCTCCAGACGCCGCGGGACACGCCCTGGTCCGTGTAGAGGGCGAACCGCCACGGCTGCTCGGGCTTGGGATGGTAGAGCGCGTGGCTCTCTAGCACGCGGGGTGCCCGGAATTCGGCGCGGGGTGGGGCTGGACTAAGGTGGAGGCGTGCCTTCGCCCGTGCTGCTGCTCGTCCCCTTGCTGGTCGCCACGTCGCCCACCCCCGTGGAGCTCGTCTTCGGTGGAGACGTGATTCCGCACGGGGAGGTGAAGACGGTGGCGGAGCAGCACGCCCGCGTCGGCGCGGTGCCGCCGGAGGGCGGCGTGGCGCCGTCGCTGAACCATGCGGGGTGGGACCATGTCTTCGGGCCCATCGCGGACGTGCTGCGCACCGCGGACGTCGGCGTGCTCAACCTGGAGACACCCGTCACCGACAACAAGCGGGCGGTGACGCGCGAGCTGCTCTTCAACGCGCCCTCCGCCATGGCGCACGCACTCGCGGCGGCCGGGGTGAAGGTCGTCAGCACCGGCAACAACCACGCCCGCGACCAGCTCCCCGCGGGAATCCTGGAGACGCTGCGGCACCTGGACGCCGCGGGCATCCGCCACACCGGCACCGGCGCGACGAAGGCGGCGGCGTGGGAGCCCGTCTTCGTGGAGGTGCGAGGCATGAAGGTGGGCTTCCTGTCCTTCACGCGCTGGCTCAACGGCTTCAGCAACCCCAAGGACGCCGAGTCCCCGCACGTCGCCTTCGTGCCCTACGCGGTGCACCGGCTGCACCGGGGTATCGGCACCGAGGAGGTGGTGGAGGTGGTCCGCCAGACGGCCGCCCGCTGCGACGCGCTGGTGGTGCTGGTGCACTGGGGCACGGAGTACGCGAGCAAGCCGAACGCGGAGGACCGGGAGCTGGGGCGGGCGATGCTGGACGCCGGGGCGCTGGCCGTCGTCGGTCATCATCCGCACGTGCTCCAGCCGCTGGAGGGGTACACGACGAAGGACGGGCGCCGCGGGCTCATCGCGTACTCGCTGGGCAACCTGGTGGCGAACCAGGGCCGCTTCTACGCGCACAGCCCCGGCAAGCAGGGCGTGGAGGGCGACAAGCGCGACTCCATGCTGTTGCGCGTGTCGCTGACGCGGCCCCAGCCCTGGGAGCCGGTGGCGCTGGGAGATGTGGCGGTGCTGCCCGTCTGGATAGAGAACAACGCGGTGGGACGGGCGCGCAAGGAGCCGCGCAACATCCAGCCGGTGCTCATCGACCGGGAGCTGGAGGCCGTGCGGGAGCGGCTCGCCACGCTCGCGGCGCGGCCCGCGCCGTTGGAGGCCGACGCGCGCAAGGAGCAGAAGGAGCTGGAGCGGCGGCTGGCCGCCTCCGAGCACCGACGCGAGCGCATCCTGCGCATGCTGCCCCAGGGCTTCTCCGTCGCCTCCCACGCCCTGCGCCAGCGCGAGTCGAGCGGCGTGCTGGCGCCCGTGTCCACGGGGCTCGGCCCGAGCGTCGCCACGCAGTCCCCGCCTTGAGGTCGCACGACGCGGTGCAGCAGCGTTGCGTCAGTCACGGCATGGCATCGGGGTTCTTGAATCCGAGGGGGTGGGTGGCGCTAAGTGGGCCCTTCCACCTGAAGGGAGTCCCCCCATGTCCCGTCACCACCTGCTGAGATGTTGTTCCACCTTCGTCATGGCGATGGCCCTGTCCTGCACCCCGGTGCAGGAGGAGACCCCGGCTCCGGAGCCGCTGGGGGCGCAGGCGCAGCCGCTGGGCGTGCCTGGCTTCGCGGAGCTGCACCACCACATGTTCGCGGAGGAGGCGTTCGGCGGGGGCTGGTTCCACGGCACCGTGACGGACGCGCTGACGCGGTGTGATGGCGGGTGGCCGGAGAGCGACCACGCGCGGGTGCGGATGGACTTGAGCCACCTGCTGAACCTGTGTCCCAACTCCAGCAACATCGACCTGCGCGGGGTGCCGGTGTTGTCGCAGCTGTTCGGCGTGGCGGGGGCGGTGGGGTCGGAGTTCCTGGGCAAGATTGAAGGCACCGAGGGCGACACGGGGCTGCACGACGGGCGTCGCGACCCGAACACGGAGTGGCCGCGGTGGGACACCATCGCGCACCAGCAGTCGTGGGAGGGGTGGTTGAAGCAGGCGCACCAGGGCGGCATGTCGCTGGTGGTGGTGTCGGCGGTGAGCAACGGCTTCTTGTGCGAGGCGCTGCCGCCGCAGAACCGCACGCGGCCGTGCGACGAGATGGTGGACGTGGAGGTGCAGCTGCAGAAGGCGCGCGAGTTCGCGGCGACGCGGGACTGGGTGGACCTGGCGCTGACGCCGGCGGACGCGCGGCGCATCATCTCCGAGGGCAAGCTGGCGATGGTGCTCTCCATCGAGACGAGCAAGCTGTTCGGCGCGAAGGACTGGCGCGCGGAGCTGGACCGCTTCCACGCGTTGGGCGTGCGCACGTTGCAGCCGGTGCACCAGCTGGACAACCGCTTCGGCGGGGCGGCGCCGCACAACGCCATCTTCCAGGCGGCGCAGTTCCTGGAGAACTGCCACATCGACTCGGATTGTGGGCTGACGGTGGGGGGGCTGACGCTGGGCTTCGACGTGGATGGGAGCTGCCGCAACGTGCGTGGCCTGACGGCGGAGGGGCAGCAGCTGGTGCAGGCGATGATGGACAAGGGGATGCTCATCGACCTGGCGCACCTGTCGGAGAAGGGCGTGCGGGACGCGTTCACGGTGGCGGAGCGCAACACGTACTACCCGCTGTACGTGAGCCACGGCCACTTCCGCGAGGTGATGAACGGCAAGCTGGCGGAGAACGAGAAGACGACGCCGGCGTGGGTGGTGCAGCTGCTGCGGCGCACGGGCGGCATGTTCGGCCTGCGCACGGCGCACGACGAGACGCGCGCGTACACGAAGTCCGGCGTGGAGAACAACTGCCAGGGCTCGTCGCGCTCGTTCGCGCAGGCGTATGAGTTCGGCCGTCAGGGGTTGAAGGTGCCCATGGCGTTCGGCGCGGACTTCAACGGCTTCATCCAGCAGACGCGTCCGCGCTTCGGTGAGCACGGGGCGTGTTCGGCGGGCTTCCAGGCGGAGGCGGACGCGCAGGCGCGGCAGCAGGAGCTGAGCGGGCCGGGGCGGCTGGGGACGCCGTTCGACGAGTTCGGCCTGGCGCACGTGGGCCTGTTGCCGGACATGATTCGGGACCTGAAGAACCTGGGGGTGGACACGGCGGGGCTGACGGGTTCGTCGGAGACGTTCATCCGGATGTGGGAGCGGGCGACGACGGCGCGCGCGGGCATGGCGGACGCGGCGCTGGACATCGACACGACGGGCGTGGCGCCGTGGGTGAAGCCGGAGGACCGCGAGGCGGCGTACCCCACGGTGTGTGGCAAGCACTACGCGCCGGACTCGAAGGACATGAACGAGTCGTGCCGCTTCGACGACGAGTGCCTCACCGAGCAGTGCTCTTCGGTGGTGTGCAGCCTCATCAAGGGCCGCTGCGTGTGCAACGGCGACGAGGACTGCGGCGGCGTGGGCTACTGCCAGAAGGACACGCCGGGCAACCCGGCGGACAACGACTGCGTGCCGAAGAAGGCGGACTGGGCGTCGTGCAGCCGGGATGGGCAGTGCCAGTCCGGCGAGTGTGGGGGCTGCGCGGACGCCGTGGGGTGGTGCTTCACGCCGAACTCGAAGACGTACGGGCAGACGTGCAAGTCCGACCGGGAGTGCACGACGAATCGGTGCGGCGCGGACTGCTACCTGAACCCGACGGGCAGTTGTCTGTGCGACAGCGACTCGCACTGCGGTGCGAACCAGTACTGCGGCTGGGGGCTGAATTCGGGCAAGTGCCAGGACAAGAAGGGGCGGGGGGCGGCGTGCGCCTCCGGCCGCGAGTGCCTGTCCGGCACCTGCCGTTGGTCCTTCACGTGTAAGTAGGCGGAAGGACAGGGGGGCCGGGTGGGGGGCCCGGCACCCCGAGCCGTGGAGGGACGCGGCTCGGAATCTTGGAAGGCTGGGTGGCCGAAAGCAGGCAGCCGAGTCTGGGGATGGCGTGGTGGCAGATTTCCGGGAGGGGTGGCCATGCGCGGGTGGACGGAGCGGGGAGGCGGGTTCACCTGGGAACAGCGACAGGCGGGAGCGGTGCGGTAGAGTGCCGCCCCATGCGTCGCCTTGCCTTGTTCCTGCTCCCCCTGCTGGTGGTCGCCTGCTCCAAGTCGAAGGACCAGGCGGGTGCCAAGCTCGTCATCAAACACTCCTCGGGCTTCGAGAAGGGCTGCTTCCGGGTCGCGGCCCAGGATGCGGCGAAAGCCGAGTTGAGCCAGGAGGTGTTCC contains:
- a CDS encoding URC4/urg3 family protein yields the protein MSDGPLAKPNVSPAVAWLRTPAAIRERCHQLLDLGLARRLPHFRVEPSRLPAVVDAVLEVTRECYPTLDIPLHSRWGHFDVGGVGRVAQLDARLKDATPQERARAKLDLVVVSVLLDAGSGPRWRYTEPGGATYARSEGLAVASLRMFLDGLFSSDPKQPLRADAEGLGRLTLERLARGMQVSEDNPLDGLEGRLHLLRGLSRVLPRPGALFDLVASRGGGVRAAELLGEVLEHLGPIWPGRVMVDAVNLGDVWPHSALGPAESVDALVPFHKLSQWMTYSLVEPLAEAGVRVTELDGLTGLPEYRNGGLFVDLGVLVPRDERLTTQALRPGEEPIVEWRALTVALLDRVAALVRGRLGLGPEELPLGKVLQGGTWTAGRRVAARLRPGGVPPIRVESDGTVF
- the upp gene encoding uracil phosphoribosyltransferase, coding for MQFPNCTVVDHPLVKHKLTLMRRAETSTASFRALLQEISLLLAYEALRDLKMRDEPIQTPMAPMTAPVLDGKKLVLVAIMRAGQGILDGMLQLVPSARVGHIGLYRDPETLAAVEYYYRVPGQLADRDVVLCDPMLATGNSAVAALQRVKRSKPGSLRFVCLLACPEGLANLREHHPDVHVYTAAVDERLNEHGYIIPGLGDAGDRLFGTK
- a CDS encoding MXAN_0125 family MYXO-CTERM protein; the encoded protein is MRRKQVWARGLSTWLGLAGLLVAPAALAQGDLCDCVSENQSVRSETPCLLITAYAACSTSKVHNACKFPVTLEDWPLASCGSSRCSQVLQPGEDADFIFAGPRDRDAPLHKRDREERFDEETFTVTVEGRPRAVTVTAEVSCLTGEQTKSGCSSSAGAAALPAVLMLLGLRARRRSVAPGART
- a CDS encoding DUF4215 domain-containing protein, whose amino-acid sequence is MSAALGAVVLGACGPMPEASELTAEESPALEGEVVVEEKTGSGASLTPPLDPYADAVSSYGVAVVLSPDNAVGPPDGQVASFVGLLGAALTLDLGAGEEGNGPLKIYYRGLATVGLVAQVTFMRSDFSIITSTQASLLDVGVGTYSVLVPYNRGIPYRYVRLETGIASLFGLDAVETMSLAGGGGGGGSAFCGDGIVGGAEQCDDGNLNSGDGCSSVCKVEPGYQCQGTHPSVCSDIDECAMGSHHCPPGYHCVNAPGTYYCKPGGCVQGSDLSGCVAPSSP
- a CDS encoding CapA family protein, encoding MPSPVLLLVPLLVATSPTPVELVFGGDVIPHGEVKTVAEQHARVGAVPPEGGVAPSLNHAGWDHVFGPIADVLRTADVGVLNLETPVTDNKRAVTRELLFNAPSAMAHALAAAGVKVVSTGNNHARDQLPAGILETLRHLDAAGIRHTGTGATKAAAWEPVFVEVRGMKVGFLSFTRWLNGFSNPKDAESPHVAFVPYAVHRLHRGIGTEEVVEVVRQTAARCDALVVLVHWGTEYASKPNAEDRELGRAMLDAGALAVVGHHPHVLQPLEGYTTKDGRRGLIAYSLGNLVANQGRFYAHSPGKQGVEGDKRDSMLLRVSLTRPQPWEPVALGDVAVLPVWIENNAVGRARKEPRNIQPVLIDRELEAVRERLATLAARPAPLEADARKEQKELERRLAASEHRRERILRMLPQGFSVASHALRQRESSGVLAPVSTGLGPSVATQSPP
- a CDS encoding membrane dipeptidase; this translates as MSRHHLLRCCSTFVMAMALSCTPVQEETPAPEPLGAQAQPLGVPGFAELHHHMFAEEAFGGGWFHGTVTDALTRCDGGWPESDHARVRMDLSHLLNLCPNSSNIDLRGVPVLSQLFGVAGAVGSEFLGKIEGTEGDTGLHDGRRDPNTEWPRWDTIAHQQSWEGWLKQAHQGGMSLVVVSAVSNGFLCEALPPQNRTRPCDEMVDVEVQLQKAREFAATRDWVDLALTPADARRIISEGKLAMVLSIETSKLFGAKDWRAELDRFHALGVRTLQPVHQLDNRFGGAAPHNAIFQAAQFLENCHIDSDCGLTVGGLTLGFDVDGSCRNVRGLTAEGQQLVQAMMDKGMLIDLAHLSEKGVRDAFTVAERNTYYPLYVSHGHFREVMNGKLAENEKTTPAWVVQLLRRTGGMFGLRTAHDETRAYTKSGVENNCQGSSRSFAQAYEFGRQGLKVPMAFGADFNGFIQQTRPRFGEHGACSAGFQAEADAQARQQELSGPGRLGTPFDEFGLAHVGLLPDMIRDLKNLGVDTAGLTGSSETFIRMWERATTARAGMADAALDIDTTGVAPWVKPEDREAAYPTVCGKHYAPDSKDMNESCRFDDECLTEQCSSVVCSLIKGRCVCNGDEDCGGVGYCQKDTPGNPADNDCVPKKADWASCSRDGQCQSGECGGCADAVGWCFTPNSKTYGQTCKSDRECTTNRCGADCYLNPTGSCLCDSDSHCGANQYCGWGLNSGKCQDKKGRGAACASGRECLSGTCRWSFTCK